From the Candidatus Delongbacteria bacterium genome, one window contains:
- a CDS encoding lipopolysaccharide biosynthesis protein, with product MAESLRRNSLAGLGWAFGQQAGSQLSRVVFSILLARILSPADYGLLGLGLLCVNFLQILSTFGLGDGLIQLGRQAEEAELAALFRLHATLALGTACLLALAAPAVAAWYRLEDLTDILRLLALTFVFSIGVVVPRAALEKRLRFQTVARRAVPATLLSGLLALAAAHAGWGVYSLVVLALAEPALLAISLLPWIPRARPAPLRQLLPVLHYSWKLSVAGVVGFVGKNIDAVVIGRWIGPRDLGLYQLGFRLTRLPSQNLAGVLDRVLFPAYASIQDDRPRVARAYVRVLRGMSWLMFPLMTLAAFSLERLAPLLLTHKWDGVVPVMQVFCVLAVVQTMGRSMNAVIQALGRSDVVLVWVFFAAPLNIAAVALSARWGILAVAVALVATRLLIQLGQQHVIARLLGVPHGRLLRAEFAGLPFCLALAGLQGLTGLAGWHPWLRLSVLSLATLLPPALLLAARGRQGALAWLAGDSPQRG from the coding sequence GTGGCTGAGAGCCTGCGCCGCAATAGCCTGGCCGGGCTGGGGTGGGCCTTTGGACAACAGGCGGGCAGCCAGCTCAGCCGCGTGGTCTTCTCCATCCTGCTGGCCCGTATCCTCTCACCGGCGGACTACGGCCTGCTGGGGCTGGGCCTGCTCTGCGTCAACTTCCTGCAGATCCTCTCCACCTTCGGACTGGGCGACGGACTGATCCAGCTGGGACGCCAGGCCGAGGAAGCGGAGCTGGCGGCCTTGTTCCGCCTGCACGCGACCCTGGCCCTGGGCACCGCCTGCCTGCTGGCGCTGGCCGCCCCAGCTGTGGCGGCCTGGTACCGGTTGGAGGACCTGACCGACATCCTGCGCCTGCTGGCCCTGACCTTCGTGTTCTCCATCGGCGTGGTGGTGCCGCGGGCGGCGCTGGAGAAGCGCCTGCGTTTCCAGACCGTGGCCCGGCGGGCCGTGCCGGCCACCCTGCTCAGCGGGCTGCTGGCGCTGGCGGCCGCCCACGCGGGTTGGGGCGTCTACAGTCTGGTGGTGCTGGCGCTGGCGGAGCCCGCCTTGCTGGCCATCAGCCTGCTGCCCTGGATTCCCCGCGCGCGCCCGGCCCCCCTGCGGCAACTGCTGCCCGTCCTGCACTATTCCTGGAAACTCAGCGTGGCCGGCGTGGTGGGCTTCGTGGGCAAGAACATCGACGCGGTGGTGATCGGCCGCTGGATCGGCCCGCGCGATCTGGGCCTGTACCAACTGGGCTTCCGGTTGACCCGGCTGCCCAGCCAGAACCTGGCCGGCGTGCTGGACCGCGTGCTCTTCCCGGCCTACGCCAGCATCCAGGACGACCGGCCGCGGGTGGCCCGGGCCTACGTGCGCGTGCTGCGCGGCATGTCCTGGCTGATGTTCCCGCTGATGACCCTGGCGGCCTTCAGCCTGGAGCGGCTGGCGCCGCTGCTGCTGACCCACAAGTGGGACGGCGTGGTGCCCGTGATGCAGGTCTTCTGCGTCCTGGCCGTGGTGCAGACCATGGGCCGGAGCATGAACGCCGTGATCCAGGCCCTGGGCCGCAGCGACGTGGTGCTGGTCTGGGTGTTCTTCGCCGCGCCGCTGAACATCGCCGCCGTGGCCCTGAGCGCGCGCTGGGGCATCCTGGCGGTGGCCGTCGCGCTGGTGGCCACGCGCCTGCTGATCCAACTGGGACAGCAGCACGTGATCGCCCGCCTGCTCGGGGTTCCCCACGGCCGTCTGCTGCGGGCGGAATTCGCGGGCCTGCCCTTCTGCCTGGCCCTGGCCGGTCTGCAGGGACTGACCGGGCTGGCCGGCTGGCATCCCTGGCTGCGGCTGAGCGTGCTGAGCCTGGCCACGCTGCTGCCACCGGCCCTGCTGCTGGCCGCCCGGGGCCGCCAGGGCGCCCTGGCCTGGCTGGCCGGGGACAGCCCGCAGCGCGGGTGA
- a CDS encoding glycosyltransferase, protein MAAEPAPFILLVGGLPPPVGGVSVHLQRLCARLTAEGWRWRVADDGRCRPLLLPLLLASALLRHRLGGGALVHVHSGNWRTRLLCALLGRLLGLPVLLTLHSFRPLDNPRTRRLARAALRLCRGVVAVSAEVRARCLEYGARPEQVRVQYAYLDPPALGAGPLPAAVREFLARHQPRLAASAFRLRFHEGLDLYGLDLLVELVHQLRRTRPAAGLVFVLPEIGLPDYLARCRTRLDELGLAEHVLIITDSLEFPALLRECDLLVRPTTSDGDSLSLREAQFSGCRCLASDAVPRPEGVALFRSRDGAHLLQRCGELLAEPKPAPRAGQDGWAGLAAAYRQVLRG, encoded by the coding sequence ATGGCCGCCGAGCCCGCCCCATTCATCCTCTTGGTGGGCGGCCTGCCGCCGCCGGTGGGGGGCGTGTCCGTTCACCTGCAACGGTTGTGCGCCCGGCTGACCGCCGAGGGCTGGCGCTGGCGCGTGGCGGACGACGGCCGCTGCCGGCCCCTGCTCCTGCCCCTCCTGCTGGCGTCTGCCCTGCTCCGACACCGCCTGGGAGGCGGAGCACTCGTCCACGTCCACAGCGGCAACTGGCGCACGCGCCTGCTCTGCGCGCTGCTGGGGCGCCTGCTGGGGCTGCCCGTCTTGCTCACCCTCCACAGCTTCCGGCCGCTGGACAACCCGCGCACCCGACGGCTGGCCCGGGCCGCCCTGCGCCTCTGCCGCGGCGTGGTGGCCGTCAGCGCGGAGGTCCGCGCCCGCTGCCTGGAGTACGGCGCCCGGCCCGAACAGGTCCGCGTGCAGTACGCCTACCTGGATCCGCCCGCACTCGGGGCCGGTCCCCTGCCCGCCGCCGTGCGCGAGTTCCTGGCCCGGCACCAGCCCCGGCTGGCAGCCAGCGCGTTCCGGCTGCGCTTCCACGAGGGTCTGGATCTCTACGGCCTCGATCTGCTCGTGGAGCTGGTCCACCAGCTGCGCCGCACCCGGCCCGCCGCTGGACTGGTCTTCGTCCTGCCGGAGATCGGGCTGCCGGACTACCTGGCGCGCTGCCGGACCCGGTTGGACGAACTGGGGTTGGCGGAGCACGTGCTGATCATCACGGACAGCCTGGAATTCCCTGCGCTGCTGCGCGAGTGTGACCTGCTGGTGCGGCCCACCACCAGCGACGGCGACAGCCTCTCCCTGCGCGAGGCCCAGTTCAGCGGGTGCCGCTGCCTGGCCAGCGACGCCGTGCCCCGGCCGGAGGGCGTGGCGCTGTTCCGCTCCCGGGACGGCGCTCACCTCCTCCAGCGCTGCGGGGAGCTGCTGGCGGAGCCCAAACCCGCGCCACGCGCCGGCCAGGATGGCTGGGCGGGCCTGGCCGCGGCTTACCGGCAGGTGCTCCGTGGCTGA
- a CDS encoding DegT/DnrJ/EryC1/StrS family aminotransferase yields the protein MPVPFLDLKAQYASIKHELDAAVAGVFERCEFVTGPTVRAFEEAFAAAHGARFCATCNSGTAALHLMFWGLGIGPGDEVLTAANTFMATAGGVKLAGATPRLADVRADDFNLDPEQVEARITPRTKVLLPVHLYGQCADLKPLREIAERRGLLLLEDAAQAHLAGYHGVHAGHHGRAAAFSFYPGKNLGAAGEGGAVLTNDEALYQRICRLRDHGMPEKYLHAEWGHNYRLEGLQGAVLGVKLRHLPGWTAARRQAADWYREELAGLPGILCPQELPGRRHVYHLFVIRVTPESGTMRNALQAALQQAGIGCGLHYPRPVHLQPAAAELGYREGDFPVTERLAGEILSLPLFAEITRAQVAEVAAAIRASVA from the coding sequence ATGCCGGTCCCCTTTCTCGATCTCAAGGCCCAATACGCCAGCATCAAGCATGAGTTGGACGCCGCCGTGGCGGGCGTCTTCGAGCGCTGCGAGTTCGTCACCGGCCCCACCGTGCGGGCCTTCGAGGAGGCCTTCGCCGCCGCCCACGGGGCGCGCTTCTGCGCCACCTGCAACAGCGGCACGGCGGCCCTGCACCTGATGTTCTGGGGCCTGGGGATCGGCCCGGGCGACGAGGTGCTGACCGCCGCCAACACCTTCATGGCCACGGCCGGCGGCGTCAAGCTGGCCGGCGCCACGCCCCGGCTGGCCGACGTGCGGGCAGACGACTTCAACCTGGATCCGGAGCAGGTGGAGGCCCGCATCACGCCGCGCACCAAGGTCCTGCTGCCGGTGCATCTCTACGGGCAGTGCGCGGACCTGAAGCCGCTGCGCGAGATCGCCGAGCGCCGCGGCCTGCTGCTGTTGGAGGACGCGGCCCAGGCGCACCTGGCCGGCTACCACGGCGTCCACGCCGGCCACCACGGCCGCGCGGCCGCCTTCAGTTTCTACCCGGGCAAGAACCTGGGCGCCGCCGGCGAGGGCGGCGCCGTGCTCACCAACGACGAAGCCCTCTACCAGAGGATCTGCCGGCTGCGCGACCACGGCATGCCCGAGAAGTACCTGCACGCCGAGTGGGGCCACAACTACCGGCTGGAGGGTCTGCAGGGCGCCGTGCTGGGGGTCAAGCTCCGGCACCTGCCCGGCTGGACCGCCGCGCGCCGGCAGGCGGCCGACTGGTACCGCGAGGAACTGGCGGGACTGCCCGGCATCCTCTGCCCGCAGGAGCTGCCCGGTCGCCGCCACGTGTATCACCTGTTCGTGATTCGCGTGACGCCGGAGTCCGGCACCATGCGCAACGCCCTGCAGGCGGCCCTGCAGCAGGCGGGCATCGGCTGCGGCCTGCACTATCCGCGCCCGGTCCACCTGCAGCCCGCCGCGGCGGAACTGGGCTACCGGGAGGGGGATTTCCCCGTCACCGAGCGGCTGGCCGGCGAGATCCTCAGCCTGCCCCTGTTCGCGGAGATCACGCGCGCCCAGGTGGCGGAGGTGGCGGCGGCGATCCGCGCGTCGGTGGCCTGA
- a CDS encoding Gfo/Idh/MocA family oxidoreductase produces MKIGIAGLGYWGPNLVRNFQAQPGCDVHMTDLDDGRRAAGARRFPAAQLAGSYDELLERVEAVALATPLSSHFELGRRALEAGRHLLVEKPFVESAAQARELITLAESKGLTLMVDHTFLYTGAVRKVRELIDQGELGRLLYFDSVRVNLGLFQHDTNVIWDLAPHDLSICDHLAGGEPLAVQACGARHYYQHEDLAYLTVFYPDQLIAHFHVNWIAPVKVRRILIGGDRQMVVYDDMEPSEKIKVYDKGVELTQPEEIWRTLVSYRTGDMRAPRLDGTEALDRMVKEFLDCAATGREPLSGPAHALRVTRLLEAAELSLRQGGRRVELSELA; encoded by the coding sequence ATGAAGATCGGCATCGCGGGACTGGGCTACTGGGGACCGAACCTGGTGCGCAACTTCCAGGCCCAGCCGGGCTGCGACGTGCACATGACGGACCTGGACGACGGCCGGCGCGCCGCGGGGGCCCGCCGCTTTCCCGCCGCCCAGCTGGCCGGCAGCTACGACGAGTTGCTGGAGCGCGTCGAGGCCGTGGCCCTGGCCACACCCCTCTCCAGCCACTTCGAATTGGGGCGCCGCGCCCTGGAGGCCGGCCGCCACCTGCTGGTGGAGAAGCCCTTCGTGGAGAGCGCGGCCCAGGCGCGCGAGCTGATCACCCTGGCGGAATCCAAGGGGCTCACGCTGATGGTGGACCACACCTTCCTCTACACGGGGGCCGTGCGCAAGGTGCGCGAGCTCATCGACCAGGGCGAGTTGGGCCGCCTGCTCTACTTCGACAGCGTGCGTGTCAACCTGGGCCTCTTCCAGCACGACACCAACGTGATCTGGGACCTGGCGCCCCACGATCTCAGCATCTGCGACCACCTGGCGGGCGGGGAACCGCTGGCCGTGCAGGCCTGCGGCGCCCGGCACTACTATCAGCACGAGGACCTGGCCTACCTCACGGTCTTCTACCCGGACCAGCTGATCGCCCATTTCCACGTCAACTGGATCGCCCCGGTCAAGGTGCGGCGCATCTTGATCGGTGGCGACCGCCAGATGGTGGTCTACGACGACATGGAGCCCAGCGAGAAGATCAAGGTGTACGACAAGGGCGTGGAGCTGACCCAGCCCGAGGAGATCTGGCGCACGCTGGTGAGCTACCGCACGGGCGACATGCGCGCCCCTCGCTTGGACGGGACCGAGGCGCTGGATCGGATGGTCAAGGAATTCCTGGACTGCGCCGCCACGGGTCGCGAGCCGCTCTCCGGGCCGGCCCACGCCCTGCGGGTGACGCGCCTGCTCGAGGCCGCCGAACTGAGCCTGCGCCAGGGCGGCCGTCGCGTGGAGCTGAGCGAGTTGGCTTGA
- a CDS encoding acyltransferase: MDSYLRIAEDVKLGEGVKIFSFVNLYGCEIGAGSRVGAFVEIQKGAKIGRNCKISSHTFICEGVEIGDNVFVGHNVSFINDKFPRATRPDGTPQTEEDWTLEFTQVGAGASIGTGSTILCGIRIGEGAMVGAGSVVTRDVPAGALVAGVPARLIRRADK; the protein is encoded by the coding sequence ATGGACTCGTATCTGAGAATCGCCGAAGACGTGAAGCTGGGCGAAGGCGTGAAGATCTTCAGCTTCGTCAACCTCTACGGCTGCGAGATCGGCGCCGGCAGCCGGGTGGGGGCCTTCGTGGAGATCCAGAAGGGCGCGAAGATCGGCCGCAACTGCAAGATCAGCAGCCACACCTTCATCTGCGAGGGCGTGGAGATCGGCGACAACGTCTTCGTGGGCCACAACGTCTCCTTCATCAACGACAAGTTCCCGCGCGCCACGCGCCCGGACGGCACGCCGCAGACCGAGGAGGACTGGACCCTGGAGTTCACCCAGGTGGGCGCGGGCGCCTCCATCGGAACGGGCTCCACCATCCTCTGCGGGATCCGCATCGGGGAAGGGGCCATGGTGGGCGCCGGCAGCGTGGTGACCCGGGACGTGCCTGCGGGCGCGCTGGTGGCCGGCGTGCCGGCCCGGCTGATCCGGCGGGCGGACAAGTGA
- a CDS encoding DinB family protein: protein MRAPFRLPEQPATRLGLLLAQLEDGRARTLRIVATAPAELLHHSSPDFPNSLAAHLAHLAAIELDWLYCDLLGVEIPAEALENFPIDDVRQADGRLAQAETATLPELLAALARARYLLLTECARLAEPDLAELVQGLEGAATPEWILSHLLQHEAEHRGVMRRMIAAWAPRA from the coding sequence GTGAGAGCGCCCTTCCGGCTCCCGGAGCAGCCCGCGACCCGGCTGGGCCTCCTGCTGGCCCAGCTTGAGGACGGCCGCGCGCGCACGCTGCGCATCGTGGCGACGGCCCCGGCGGAGCTCCTGCACCACAGCTCGCCGGACTTCCCCAACAGCCTGGCCGCCCATCTGGCGCACCTGGCCGCCATCGAGTTGGACTGGCTCTACTGCGACCTGCTGGGTGTGGAGATTCCGGCCGAAGCGCTGGAGAACTTTCCCATCGACGACGTGCGGCAGGCGGACGGCCGGTTGGCCCAGGCGGAAACGGCCACGCTGCCCGAACTGCTCGCCGCACTGGCCCGCGCCCGCTACCTGTTGCTGACGGAGTGCGCGCGGCTGGCGGAGCCCGACCTGGCGGAGTTGGTGCAGGGCCTGGAGGGGGCCGCGACGCCCGAGTGGATCTTAAGCCACCTGCTCCAGCACGAAGCCGAGCACCGGGGCGTCATGCGCCGGATGATCGCCGCCTGGGCCCCGCGCGCCTGA
- a CDS encoding MBL fold metallo-hydrolase, translated as MYFTLLGPTAENSAHCRYLSAGNAGLLLDAGLDPLREGRAALPDTSALDHHPEYYPVHAILLSHAHVDHMAALPVLAARWPEAAILCTEATWRLTRLQLCRHATLWAQASESGAELEEPLYGPADVQDLEERVRFVEKGERLRLEIEGAEELHLTAFDAGHILGSTSWLIEAEGQSLFYTADLCGRPQSVIQGAVYPPGADVVVSECTVAWSPAHAQLARRAEIERLADSIREVAALGGSILMPVFNMGRAQELLYILHSLKRKGRIPPLPVYLGRRAWEIAQLYDQFAAKDRRLLPDFQFSQTLVDILDPEESALDLEGSRIFLVPSGMLQPHSASWRVARRMLPLPLQAIFFVGHSAGGSFAKRLLKSKPGDLLEMDGAQVPLHCRVESFLFSSHSSLPELLDMLQRVKPRLLVALPGRKDSARRFLEAAQAQQPELRVEEALPGSELDVSDS; from the coding sequence ATGTATTTCACGCTGCTGGGTCCCACCGCGGAGAATTCCGCCCACTGTCGCTACCTGAGTGCGGGCAACGCCGGACTCCTGCTGGATGCCGGGCTGGATCCCCTGCGTGAGGGCCGGGCCGCGCTGCCCGACACCTCCGCGCTGGACCACCATCCCGAGTACTATCCCGTCCACGCCATCCTGCTCAGCCACGCCCACGTGGATCACATGGCCGCGCTGCCCGTGCTGGCCGCGCGCTGGCCCGAGGCGGCCATTCTGTGCACCGAGGCCACCTGGCGCTTGACCCGCCTGCAGTTGTGCCGTCACGCCACCCTCTGGGCCCAGGCCTCCGAGAGCGGCGCGGAGCTGGAGGAACCCCTCTACGGCCCGGCGGACGTGCAGGACCTGGAGGAGCGCGTGCGCTTCGTGGAGAAGGGCGAGCGCCTGCGGCTGGAGATCGAGGGCGCCGAGGAGCTGCACCTGACGGCCTTCGACGCCGGCCACATCCTGGGCTCCACTTCCTGGCTGATCGAAGCCGAAGGCCAGTCCCTGTTCTACACGGCGGACCTCTGCGGCCGTCCCCAGAGCGTGATCCAGGGCGCCGTCTATCCGCCCGGCGCGGACGTGGTGGTCAGCGAGTGCACCGTGGCCTGGAGTCCGGCCCACGCCCAACTGGCCCGCCGCGCCGAGATCGAGCGCCTGGCCGACTCCATCCGCGAGGTGGCGGCCCTGGGCGGCTCCATCCTGATGCCCGTGTTCAACATGGGCCGCGCCCAGGAGCTGCTTTACATCCTGCACAGCCTGAAGCGCAAGGGCCGGATCCCGCCGCTGCCCGTCTACCTGGGCCGCCGGGCCTGGGAGATCGCCCAGCTCTACGACCAATTCGCCGCCAAGGACCGCCGCCTGCTGCCGGACTTCCAGTTCTCCCAGACCCTGGTGGACATTTTGGATCCGGAGGAGAGCGCGCTGGATCTGGAAGGTTCGCGGATCTTCCTGGTGCCCTCGGGCATGCTCCAGCCCCACAGCGCCTCCTGGCGCGTGGCCCGGCGCATGCTGCCCCTGCCGCTCCAGGCCATCTTCTTCGTGGGGCACTCGGCGGGGGGCTCCTTCGCCAAGCGCTTGCTCAAGAGCAAACCCGGCGACCTGCTGGAGATGGACGGCGCCCAGGTGCCCCTGCACTGCCGGGTGGAGAGCTTCCTGTTCTCCTCGCACTCCAGCCTGCCCGAGCTGTTGGACATGCTGCAGCGGGTCAAGCCGCGGCTGCTGGTGGCCCTGCCCGGGCGCAAGGACTCGGCCCGGCGCTTCCTGGAGGCGGCCCAGGCCCAGCAGCCCGAGCTGCGCGTGGAAGAGGCCCTGCCCGGCAGCGAGCTCGACGTCAGCGACTCATGA
- a CDS encoding MATE family efflux transporter — translation MSLLDRELSARVIQLAIPVVISQLSQTVVGMVDTMMVGRLGVVPLAATGLAGLAVWMVMGAVGHLSTGTQILASRRTGQADHAAAGRALASALQAGLPLGALLTVVLLWLYPLYYGLILDGPEDPLYEPSLYYTLWRISGLVPYVVISALRGFFNGIGDTRQHMRVAIAINLLNIPLNWVFIYGHLGAPALGAPGAGLASMLATVGGMVVFLVLAYRAGLRRRWDFHWGQVLRRPVSGLESPLRVLRLALPASAQAFFVLAGFTLFIAMMRHVGTVEVAATNVVFTILSFSFMPGFGIGIAASTLIGQLLGAGQPREAMRAGWEAQKLGMLLMSSLGLVFLLFPDPLARLFTQDAAVIDAVRWPLRLLGCFQALDALGMTTAGCLEGAGMTGFVMRVDVGLNWLVFLPLSAGIIFGLGGGILEAFAALAVYLSSYALILQWAYRRGEWAKQVV, via the coding sequence ATGAGTCTGCTGGACCGCGAGCTCTCGGCCCGGGTGATCCAGCTGGCCATTCCCGTGGTCATCTCCCAACTCAGCCAGACCGTGGTGGGCATGGTGGACACCATGATGGTGGGCCGGCTGGGCGTCGTTCCATTGGCGGCCACCGGGCTGGCGGGGTTGGCGGTCTGGATGGTGATGGGCGCCGTGGGCCACTTGTCCACGGGCACGCAGATCCTGGCCTCGCGGCGCACGGGCCAGGCGGACCACGCCGCCGCCGGCCGCGCGCTGGCCTCGGCCCTCCAGGCCGGCCTGCCCTTGGGTGCGCTGCTGACCGTGGTGCTGCTCTGGCTCTATCCGCTCTACTACGGCCTGATCCTGGACGGGCCGGAGGATCCCCTCTACGAGCCCAGCCTGTACTACACGCTTTGGCGCATCTCGGGCCTGGTGCCCTACGTGGTGATCTCCGCCCTGCGCGGCTTTTTCAACGGCATCGGGGACACGCGCCAGCACATGCGCGTGGCCATCGCCATCAACCTGCTCAACATCCCGCTCAACTGGGTCTTCATCTACGGGCACCTGGGCGCCCCGGCCCTGGGCGCCCCGGGGGCCGGGCTGGCCTCCATGCTGGCCACCGTGGGCGGGATGGTCGTGTTCCTGGTCCTGGCCTACCGGGCGGGGCTGCGCCGGCGCTGGGACTTCCACTGGGGCCAGGTCCTGCGTCGGCCGGTGAGCGGGCTGGAGAGTCCGCTACGCGTGCTGCGCCTGGCCCTGCCCGCCTCGGCCCAGGCCTTCTTCGTCCTGGCGGGCTTCACGCTCTTCATCGCCATGATGCGCCACGTGGGCACGGTGGAGGTGGCCGCCACCAACGTGGTCTTCACCATCCTGTCCTTCTCCTTCATGCCCGGCTTCGGCATCGGCATCGCGGCCAGCACGCTGATCGGCCAGCTGCTGGGCGCCGGCCAGCCCCGGGAGGCCATGCGCGCCGGCTGGGAGGCCCAGAAGCTGGGCATGCTGCTGATGAGCTCGCTGGGTCTGGTCTTCCTGCTGTTCCCCGATCCGCTGGCGCGCCTGTTCACCCAGGACGCCGCCGTGATCGACGCCGTGCGCTGGCCCCTGCGTCTGCTGGGCTGTTTCCAGGCGCTCGACGCCCTGGGCATGACCACGGCGGGCTGCCTGGAAGGCGCGGGGATGACCGGCTTCGTGATGCGCGTGGACGTGGGACTCAACTGGCTGGTCTTTCTGCCGCTCTCGGCGGGCATCATCTTCGGGCTGGGCGGGGGCATCCTCGAGGCCTTCGCCGCCCTGGCCGTCTACCTGAGTTCCTACGCCCTCATCCTGCAGTGGGCCTACCGCCGCGGCGAGTGGGCGAAACAAGTGGTCTGA